The Colletes latitarsis isolate SP2378_abdomen chromosome 1, iyColLati1, whole genome shotgun sequence genome has a segment encoding these proteins:
- the Senju gene encoding UDP-galactose transporter senju isoform X1, with the protein MGSINWGELFPGRWSPAIFISYMALYVNQGIIVTWSQRNGSYDFNIIMVVLMTEVLKLITSTILYCKDNSIANLCESIGENKRVLLLYMIPSFLYCLYNNLAFINLAAFDPTTYYILLQFRVVVTGIIFQVVFNQKLSVKQWFSLIILTIGCMVKHVDLDFDASIFNTKVNLNSNIIFIFVQTICSCLAGVYTEYLLKDRSKISIFVQNVFMYSDSIFWNLIILLVIFISKSDISDMFSNVDASILLQPKVILIMLNNTAIGIITSFFLKNLNSIVKTFASALELVFTAILSWFIFSIPIHMNTVLSIAMVSYAVILYSQNPVQNVSSTKKNVIIRA; encoded by the exons ATGGGTTCCATCAATTGGGGAGAGTTATTCCCGGGAAGATGGAGTCCCGCCATTTTTATTTCATATATGGCACTTTACGTAAATCAAG gtATTATTGTAACCTGGTCACAGAGAAATGGATCATATGATTTCAATATCATTATGGTGGTGTTGATGACAGAAGTATTGAAGTTGATTACTTCAACAATCTTGTATTGTAAAGA TAATAGTATTGCAAATCTTTGTGAAAGCATAGGAGAGAATAAAAGAG tGCTATTACTGTACATGATACCTTCATTTCTATATTGCTTATACAATAATCTGGCATTTATCAACTTGGCTGCATTCGATCCAACAACTTATTACATTTTATTGCAATTTCGTGTTGTTGTGACAGGAATTATTTTCCAG GTTGTTTTTAATCAAAAACTGTCTGTAAAACAATGGTTTTCGCTAATAATATTAACCATTGGATGCATGGTAAAACACGTAGATTTGGATTTTGATGCCAGTATATTTAATACCAAAGTTAATTTAAATAGTAATATAATTTTCATATTTGTTCAA acAATTTGCTCCTGCCTGGCCGGAGTATACACTGAATATTTACTTAAAGACAGATcgaaaattagtatttttgtacAGAATGTATTTATGTACAGTGACAGTATTTTTTGGAATCTTATTATTCTTCTAGTAATATTTATCTCAAAAAGTGACATATCTGATATGTTTAGTAATGTTGATGCCAGTATACTTCTGCAACCAAAAGTTATTTTAATTATGCTGAATAATACAGCAATTGGAATAATTACAAGTTTCTTCTTGAAAAATTTGAATTCGATAGTAAAGACTTTTGCAAGTGCATTAGAGCTAGTATTTACTGCTATATTAAGTTGGTTCATATTCAGTATTCCTATTCATATGAATACAGTGCTTTCCATTGCTATGGTGAGCTATGCAGTGATATTATATTCACAGAATCCAGTACAAAATGTTAGTAGTACAAAAAAAAACGTAATCATAAGAGCGTAA
- the Senju gene encoding UDP-galactose transporter senju isoform X2: MVVLMTEVLKLITSTILYCKDNSIANLCESIGENKRVLLLYMIPSFLYCLYNNLAFINLAAFDPTTYYILLQFRVVVTGIIFQVVFNQKLSVKQWFSLIILTIGCMVKHVDLDFDASIFNTKVNLNSNIIFIFVQTICSCLAGVYTEYLLKDRSKISIFVQNVFMYSDSIFWNLIILLVIFISKSDISDMFSNVDASILLQPKVILIMLNNTAIGIITSFFLKNLNSIVKTFASALELVFTAILSWFIFSIPIHMNTVLSIAMVSYAVILYSQNPVQNVSSTKKNVIIRA; the protein is encoded by the exons ATGGTGGTGTTGATGACAGAAGTATTGAAGTTGATTACTTCAACAATCTTGTATTGTAAAGA TAATAGTATTGCAAATCTTTGTGAAAGCATAGGAGAGAATAAAAGAG tGCTATTACTGTACATGATACCTTCATTTCTATATTGCTTATACAATAATCTGGCATTTATCAACTTGGCTGCATTCGATCCAACAACTTATTACATTTTATTGCAATTTCGTGTTGTTGTGACAGGAATTATTTTCCAG GTTGTTTTTAATCAAAAACTGTCTGTAAAACAATGGTTTTCGCTAATAATATTAACCATTGGATGCATGGTAAAACACGTAGATTTGGATTTTGATGCCAGTATATTTAATACCAAAGTTAATTTAAATAGTAATATAATTTTCATATTTGTTCAA acAATTTGCTCCTGCCTGGCCGGAGTATACACTGAATATTTACTTAAAGACAGATcgaaaattagtatttttgtacAGAATGTATTTATGTACAGTGACAGTATTTTTTGGAATCTTATTATTCTTCTAGTAATATTTATCTCAAAAAGTGACATATCTGATATGTTTAGTAATGTTGATGCCAGTATACTTCTGCAACCAAAAGTTATTTTAATTATGCTGAATAATACAGCAATTGGAATAATTACAAGTTTCTTCTTGAAAAATTTGAATTCGATAGTAAAGACTTTTGCAAGTGCATTAGAGCTAGTATTTACTGCTATATTAAGTTGGTTCATATTCAGTATTCCTATTCATATGAATACAGTGCTTTCCATTGCTATGGTGAGCTATGCAGTGATATTATATTCACAGAATCCAGTACAAAATGTTAGTAGTACAAAAAAAAACGTAATCATAAGAGCGTAA
- the LOC143340884 gene encoding carbohydrate sulfotransferase 8 isoform X2: MFKNRRRVVGRFLKCIVVCGLMFFVSKLIVLLVSEEDKLVPTMDELKKLMVESENDNSQRLLTVKNTCRRYNLGVYKEPDKLAGFKHPPAPQYAVFYISRSHNLSYCPIYKAGSTTWIYNLCLLMNVPEHELNSGKEQISTIARRVIPELEYPAADEALKATKKLLVVRHPFERLLSAYRDKLENSVAGREHGTLHFYRKYGGKIVQKYRDRNFTKPREDQAIKRDGVDPPAGIEPTFREFVRYLINTDLASYGDDHWMPYYLFCTPCIVDYDIIAKVCLDNGPSNALSSGPSRGNKRGKLKQCGETRFTRSIN; the protein is encoded by the exons ATGTTTAAGAACCGCCGTAGAGTCGTTGGCCGATTTTTGAAATGCATCGTCGTCTGTGGTTTGATGTTTTTTGTTTCAAAATTGATTGTTCTTCTCGTCAGCGAAGAGGATAAGCTGGTGCCTACGATGGacgaattgaaaaaattaatg GTCGAATCTGAAAATGACAATTCCCAACGGCTATTAACAGTGAAGAATACTTGCCGAAGATACAATCTCGGTGTATATAAAGAACCTGATAAACTTGCAGGTTTCAAGCACCCACCTGCGCCGCAATATGCTGTTTTTTATATAAGCAG ATCGCACAATCTATCATACTGTCCAATTTACAAAGCCGGTAGCACAACATGGATTTACAACTTATGTCTTCTAATGAACGTGCCCGAGCACGAGTTAAACAGTGGAAAGGAGCAAATATCGACCATCGCAAGAAGGGTAATACCGGAACTCGAATATCCAGCAGCCGACGAG GCTCTAAAGGCAACGAAGAAACTGCTCGTGGTAAGGCACCCATTTGAGAGATTACTGAGCGCGTATCGCGATAAGCTGGAAAACTCCGTGGCTGGAAGGGAACACGGGACACTTCACTTTTATCGGAAATACGGCGGCAAGATTGTTCAAAAGTACCGCG ACAGGAATTTCACGAAACCGCGAGAGGATCAAGCGATCAAACGTGACGGTGTAGATCCGCCGGCTGGAATCGAGCCGACGTTCCGTGAATTTGTACGCTATTTGATCAACACCGACTTGGCTAGTTACGGGGACGACCACTGGATGCCCTATTACCTCTTCTGCACGCCGTGCATCGTCGATTATGATATTATCGCGAAGGTATGTTTAGATAACGGACCGTCAAATGCCCTAAGCTCGGGTCCAAGTCGAGGCAATAAACGAGGGAA GTTGAAACAATGTGGCGAGACCAGATTTACACGATCCATAAATTAG
- the Tbc1d23 gene encoding TBC1 domain family member 23, protein MALQEDENTWILELEAALLDTEPPSASDIYAICKGQSVPTNLRPDVWQACLDVMDRGNQLNNFNEVFDLPEQNIIRDDCQQLVAKLGNDDEDKVSVVSDLESILTFYCKSKEKEYKRGNGWIELLGPLIALKLPRSATYNLFEAIIDIYIPRGETYSSVLRLLLLYHEPELCSFLDTKRVSPDQYTKGWVTTLFAGVCSLPAVCTMWDLYFMQVDPFFMLFLSLIMVINAREQILSMKDNDKQSIIDAIAAMPSAVEAEDVTDFCSLAQYYAMKTPSSFKQDLDPIMFGESFDEKYISHALCLPVSAQELVENSIETPSAPSTSVESVRFFLVDCRPAEQYNAGHLPTAFHLDCNLMLQEPAAFATAVQGLLQAQRQALAVGSQAGGEHLCFLGSGRQEEDRYTHMVVASFLQKHTQYVSMVTAGYQAIHEYFGDEVVSSLVDHNSQHCLVCNANISETNSNETSPAKVKNNNSDFLGKIKKVKGKLFDYIVNPSASVHNNVDNRNGKDLEYVKRQKKMGPVFSIDDDQELDMTMTNNESEEPIEVVSIQQWMKDPKLLHSFKCQEVKVNGDLCDSILLVTDTHLVVLREIPERKGAAHVIVKRPLTSIVKITSKKQQSDLITFKYGTTQYYDTVISDMDKFLIPNASEATKLITQQILKQLKTLNSS, encoded by the exons ATGGCACTACAAGAAGATGAAAACACCTG GATTCTGGAGCTGGAAGCAGCTCTTCTGGATACTGAACCACCATCTGCATCTGATATATATGCAATTTGCAAGGGACAATCGGTTCCTACGAATTTAAGGCCTGATGTATGGCAGGCCTGTTTAGATGTTATGGATCGGGGTAatcaattaaataatttcaatgaAGTCTTTGATTTACCTGAACAGAATATTATTCGTGATGATTGTCAACAATTAGTTG CAAAGTTAGGAAACGACGACGAAGATAAAGTTTCTGTTGTTTCTGATTTAGAGTCTATTTTAACATTTTATTGTAAAAGTAAAGAGAAAGAATATAAAAGAGGAAATGGATGGATAGAGTTGCTGGGTCCTTTAATAGCTTTAAAACTTCCGCGTAGTGCAACGTATAATTTATTCGAAGCGATAATAGATATTTATATTCCTAG AGGTGAAACGTACAGTTCTGTACTAAGATTACTGTTACTTTACCATGAACCAGAATTATGTTCTTTCTTGGATACGAAAAGAGTATCTCCTGATCAGTATACAAAAGGATGGGTGACTACTCTTTTTGCTGGCGTTTGTTCGCTACCGGCCGTTTGCACGATGTGGGATTTATACTTCATGCAAGTCGACCCgttttttatgttatttttgtCGCTTATCATGGTAATAAATGCTAG GGAGCAAATTTTAAGTATGAAAGATAATGATAAGCAGAGTATAATCGATGCGATAGCTGCTATGCCTTCGGCCGTGGAAGCAGAAGACGTAACAGATTTTTGCTCACTAGCACAATATTATGCAATGAAGACACCGTCGTCTTTTAAACAGGACTTAGATCCTATTATGTTCGGAGAGAGTTTTGatgaaaaatatatatcgcatgcGCTCTGTTTGCCTGTATCGGCTCAAGAATTGGTTGAAAATTCTATTGAAACTCCATCCGCACCTAGCACTTCCGTTGAATCAGTTAGATTTTTTCTAGTGGATTGTAGACCAGCGGAGCAGTACAATGCAGGACATCTGCCCACTGCATTTCATCTAGATTGTAATTTA atGCTTCAAGAACCTGCTGCTTTTGCTACAGCAGTGCAAGGATTGTTGCAGGCACAACGACAAGCACTAGCTGTTGGATCACAAGCTGGGGGTGAACATCTTTGTTTCTTAGGAAGTGGCAGGCAAGAAGAAGATCGTTATACACATATGGTGGTTGCATCGTTTTTACAAAAGCATACCCAATATGTTAGCATGGTTACGGCGGGATATCAAG CTATACACGAATACTTCGGCGATGAGGTTGTTTCTAGTCTCGTTGATCATAATTCACAACATTGTTTAGTATGCAATGCTAATATATCTGAAACAAATTCTAACGAAACAAGCCCTGCTAAAGTCAAGAATAATAATTCCGACTTCTTGGGAAAGATTAAGAAAGTGAAAGGAAAGTTATTTGATTATATTGTTAATCCATCAGCAAGTGTTCATAATAACGTGGACAATAGAAATGGCAAAGACTTAGAATACGTTAAACGGCAAAAGAAAATGGGCCCTGTATTTAGCATAGACGACGATCAGGAATTAG ATATGACAATGACAAATAATGAAAGCGAAGAACCCATTGAAGTAGTATCTATTCAACAATGGATGAAGGATCCAAAGTTATTACATTCCTTTAAATGTCAAGAAGTGAAAGTTAACGGAGATCTCTGTGATAG TATACTTTTGGTTACCGATactcacctcgtggtgctccggGAAATACCAGAAAGGAAAGGCGCAGCACACGTAATTGTCAAACGTCCATTAACAAGTATTGTTAAAATAACATCTAAGAAGCAACAGTCTGATTTGATCACGTTTAAATACGGTACAACACAATATTACGATACAGTAATTTCAGATATGGATAAATTTCTTATTCCTAATGCAAGCGAGGCTACTAAATTGATCACTCAACAGATTTTGAAACaattgaaaacattaaattcgtcTTAA
- the LOC143340884 gene encoding carbohydrate sulfotransferase 11 isoform X1: MFKNRRRVVGRFLKCIVVCGLMFFVSKLIVLLVSEEDKLVPTMDELKKLMVESENDNSQRLLTVKNTCRRYNLGVYKEPDKLAGFKHPPAPQYAVFYISRSHNLSYCPIYKAGSTTWIYNLCLLMNVPEHELNSGKEQISTIARRVIPELEYPAADEALKATKKLLVVRHPFERLLSAYRDKLENSVAGREHGTLHFYRKYGGKIVQKYRDRNFTKPREDQAIKRDGVDPPAGIEPTFREFVRYLINTDLASYGDDHWMPYYLFCTPCIVDYDIIAKVETMWRDQIYTIHKLGLQEVIKPRWRHSGGHSNASRIYFSQLNRDMVHKLYGKFKLDFDLFDYSPDVYYRYATSV, from the exons ATGTTTAAGAACCGCCGTAGAGTCGTTGGCCGATTTTTGAAATGCATCGTCGTCTGTGGTTTGATGTTTTTTGTTTCAAAATTGATTGTTCTTCTCGTCAGCGAAGAGGATAAGCTGGTGCCTACGATGGacgaattgaaaaaattaatg GTCGAATCTGAAAATGACAATTCCCAACGGCTATTAACAGTGAAGAATACTTGCCGAAGATACAATCTCGGTGTATATAAAGAACCTGATAAACTTGCAGGTTTCAAGCACCCACCTGCGCCGCAATATGCTGTTTTTTATATAAGCAG ATCGCACAATCTATCATACTGTCCAATTTACAAAGCCGGTAGCACAACATGGATTTACAACTTATGTCTTCTAATGAACGTGCCCGAGCACGAGTTAAACAGTGGAAAGGAGCAAATATCGACCATCGCAAGAAGGGTAATACCGGAACTCGAATATCCAGCAGCCGACGAG GCTCTAAAGGCAACGAAGAAACTGCTCGTGGTAAGGCACCCATTTGAGAGATTACTGAGCGCGTATCGCGATAAGCTGGAAAACTCCGTGGCTGGAAGGGAACACGGGACACTTCACTTTTATCGGAAATACGGCGGCAAGATTGTTCAAAAGTACCGCG ACAGGAATTTCACGAAACCGCGAGAGGATCAAGCGATCAAACGTGACGGTGTAGATCCGCCGGCTGGAATCGAGCCGACGTTCCGTGAATTTGTACGCTATTTGATCAACACCGACTTGGCTAGTTACGGGGACGACCACTGGATGCCCTATTACCTCTTCTGCACGCCGTGCATCGTCGATTATGATATTATCGCGAAG GTTGAAACAATGTGGCGAGACCAGATTTACACGATCCATAAATTAGGACTGCAAGAGGTAATTAAGCCAAGATGGCGACATAGCGGTGGTCACTCGAATGCATCGAGGATATATTTCAGTCAACTGAACAGAGATATGGTGCACAAGCTATACGGAAAATTCAAGCTGGACTTCGATCTTTTCGATTACTCGCCCGACGTTTATTATCGATACGCAACTTCCGTTTaa